The genomic segment CCAGGCTGTCCAACTCACCCAGCCCGGACGGGTCACCCAACTCGAACCCCGGAACGGCCAGTTCCAGGCGCAGTGAGAGCGCCGGCCCCGGGGTGATCCGCCCGGCACCCCGGAGCCGGCCCCGGGTCTGCGTCCCTCCCGGCGGTCCGAGGCCGACCTCGGCATCCAGAGCGAGCTCCCGCGCTTCCCCGGCGGCCGGGGCCAGGGTCAGGGAGAGCCCAGCGACAGTCACCGCCGTGCCGCCGACCTCCAGATCGAGACGGGCCTCCCGGACCGAGAGGTCCTCCACGGCAAAGAGCCGGGAAAGCGGCGACAAGTCCGGCGGCCCACCGCCTCCCGCCCCGGAGAGGTGCCGCCGGACCTCCAGCCCCTGGACCTCGAGCCGTTGCAGCCAAGGGCCGGTGCCCAGGACACGCCCCAGAATGGGGACGGCCCGGAGGCGCTCTAGGCGCACGCGGTCTTCGGCTCCTGGCCCGCGTACCTCGAGGCCCCGCAGGACGAGGAGCGGCGGGCGCAGGCTCACCTCCAGGCCATCCAGGGAGGCGCTTCCGCCGGGGGGCCGCAGAAACCTCTCGATGAGGGGCCGCAAAGCTCCGGGCCGGTACACCGCCACCGCGGCGCAGAGGGAGAAAAGCGCCGCGAGAAGCGCAAGGAGAGCGCCAAGCCCGAGCGCCGCGCGCTTGATGCCACGGAACAACCCGACTCCTTTTCCTCGATGCACCGGAGCCACGCGGGCGCCCCTCGGGCCTCCTCCCAAACCGGCCGGCGGCACCGGGAGCCGGGAGGCCTGGACCGAGGTTCACGACTTCTTGGTGGTCCTGGCAAAGACGGTGCCGTACTTTCTCTCGGTGTGATCGCTCCGGCAGCGGGGGCAGCGGTGGACAGGCCGTGACTCGAACTCCCGAAGGGTCAGGAAGACGGTGAAGTCCTGCCCGCAATCCAGGCACCGGTACTCGTAGGCGGGCATGGGGCGCTCCTTGTGGGATGTGAGGGCCTGGTCGGTCCGGGGAGGAAGATATCACACGTCCCGGCGGCCGAAAGGCGCATCGTGCGTCGCGCGAACCGAGGCTGCTGCCCAGACTCGGATGACTGCGCGGATTCGCGCGACGACGGAGGGTTCTGCGTTCGGCACCCATTCCTTCGGATACCGATTGCGATCCGCCCAGAGAGGACGGGCGAGGGGAGTCGAAAGGAGTTCCTGATCCTGCGGCGCTTTGGTGCCGATCCTTTCGACAGGGCAAGCGTGCATCCTCGAACCGGTTCGGACTCGACGTGACCCAAATGAGCTATCGATTGAGAGCCCGACACGGGCACCTGGAGGTCGTGAGCGGCGAGGTGCCGCCGGACCTTCTCGCGGCATGCCGTGCACTGGCGGCGGAAGACCCGTCGTGCGAGGGGCTCGTCGTGCTTCGCGGGGAGATAGGAGAGGAGTCCTCGGTCCAGTTCCAGGGACGGTTCGGAGAGCCGCTGCGACAGGGACTCCGAAGCCTGTGGAGCGTGCGCGGGGAGGGCAGCGGGGGCCCGGCGTCCCCCGAGGTCTTCGCGATCGCCGTAGAGGGGGGCGGCGTGCGCGCCCTATTGGGGGAACCGCCGGAGATCGTGGCGAGGTTCTGCCGGGCGTATGCCCGGGCCAACCCGAGCGCGACGGCCCGGGTGGCGGGGCGTGCGGCTGGTTCCGGCGTGGACCTTCACGTGGACGGGGAGATACCTCCTCAGGTCCGGGAGCGACTGCAAAGGCGGTGGCGCGAGGGCGGGGCAAGGGCTTCGATCCTCCCGCCAGCGCCCCGGCGGAGGCGCCGGCCGGGCCGGCTCTGGGGCGTGGCGGCCGCGGTCGTCGGATGCCTGGTGCTCCTCGCCGTTGCAGCCGAGCGGCGGGGGGTGATCTGGTTCTACGTTCCCCTGGAGAGTCCGGACCAGGCGGGCCCCTGGTCTCCGGGAGTCCACCCGGACGACCGGGAGGGTCCGGACGTAGCGGCGCTTGGGCAAGGGGCAGGCCCGGCAGGGAAGATGCAGACTCGGGCCGAGAGCTCGCCTCTCGACGGGGAGGGCGGGCTCGGGGAACCCGTTCGCGGTCCGGACGAGTGGCCCGCAGTCATCGAGCGCCTGCGGGAACGGCGCCGGGCCGCGCCCACGGACGAGCGGCTCCGGGTGGAGCTCGCGCGGGCGCACCACGCCTACGGCGCGAGCCTGGCGCAACACGGCGAGTGGGAGCCTGCGGCAGCCCATGTCGAGACCGCGGTGCGTCTCGCCCCGGAGGAAGCCCGGTTCCGGGAGGACCTGAGCCGGCTCTTTCTGGCCGGGGCGCAGGCGATGCGCGCGGAATTGCGCCGCGGATGGGGCGGCGGTCACAGCGTGGAGAAGGCGAGGCACTGGGTCGAGCAGGCGATCCGGGCGAATCGGGAGTGGGCGCCGGCCCATCTCGTGCTGGGGGACCTGGAGTACGAGGAACAGCGATTGCGTGAGGCCCGGGCCGCCTGGGTGCGGGCGGGGGAGCTGGTGCCGGGGCTCCCGGGGCTGGCCGAGCGTCTGGGAAGGCTCGAGCGGGAGTTCTCGGCGGAAGTGCGCATGCAAGAGATCGAGGGCTACGACTTCATCGTGAGGCACGAGGAAGGGGTGGGGGCTGCCCTGGGCGGCTTCGACCTGCGGAGCGTGCTCGACGAGACGCGGCAGCGGGTGGGGAACGCGTTCGACCACTGGCCCCGGCGCAGGATCGTGGTGCTTCTGTACACGCCGGAGTCGTACCGCAACGTGAGGAGCGAGACCCCCCTGTGGTCCGGGGGGCTCTACGACGGAAAGATTCGGATCCCCGTGCCGGCAGCGGGCGTCGACCCCGAGGCTGTGCGCTACATCGTCGCCCACGAGTACACCCACGCCGTGGTGGACGACCTCTCCAAGGGGCGGTGCCCCCGGTGGCTGAACGAGGGGCTCGCCGAGCTCCAGGCGGCCCGGCACTCCGGGAGGAACCGGGTGGCCGAGGTGCGGGAGAGGGCCCGAAGGAGCCCCCCCACCCCCTGGAGGGCCCTGGACGCCGCGCTACAAGGCTCCTCCGCGGAGCTCGTGCGGCACCGCTACGACGAGGCCCACAGCGCCGTGGCCTATCTGACCGAGACCCACGGCTTCTGGCGGCTCCGGGCGGTGCTGGCCGCCCTGGGGGAGGGGGGCGGCGTGGAGACCGCCGTCTCCCGGGAGTTCCACCTCTCCCTGGACGAACTGGAGGGGAACTGGCACCGCTGGCTGGCCGCGGGGAGGTAGACGGGCACGGGGCGGGGCAACGGAAGGATGACCCCGCCATGCCGGCCTTCGACCTCCGTCGCGGCCGGCTATCCCCCGGCGGGCGCTCCGGGCGATCGGGAGAGGCCCAGGCGGCCGAAGGCCGGCAGCTTCAGGGCCGGGACGAGAAGATCGACTCCCAGGTTCAGACCCAGCAGGTTGAGCTCGAGCCCCTCCACCGGGGCTGCGGTGGCGCCCAGGAGGCCGAAG from the Thermodesulfobacteriota bacterium genome contains:
- a CDS encoding FmdB family zinc ribbon protein, which produces MPAYEYRCLDCGQDFTVFLTLREFESRPVHRCPRCRSDHTERKYGTVFARTTKKS